GATGCCTCGTATGGCCTCCACATCGGGCCGGTCCATCTTCTCGAGGAACTGTCGGGCGTAGGTCGAGAGGGACTCGATGTAACGCCTCTGCCCCTCGGCAAAGAGGGTATCGAAGGCGAGGGTGGACTTGCCTGAGCCTGAAACCCCCGTGATGACGGTCGTCTTCCCCCTCGGAATCCGACAGGAGATATTCTTCAGGTTGTGGGATTTGGCACCGATGATTTCGATGAATTTCTCCATCGATCCAATTATAAAATATCCCGACCGGGCTTGAAACTTCCTCTCCTCCACGGTCCCTTGTTTCGCATCCCTCCATGTTTTAGAAATATCCATCCGAGGAGAGAATCGCCCTTGGACGGAAGATGAACCTGGCCATCGAAGCCAAAGGAATCACCAAATCCTTTCGCGTGGGTTGGTGGAAGAGGAGAGAGAAAGAGGTCCTCAAAGGGATCGATCTCGAGGTCCATCCGGGAGAGATCTTCGGAATCTTGGGGCCCAACGGAGCAGGGAAGACGACCCTCCTTTCGATCCTCTCGGCCCTCCTGCTGCCCGACCAAGGGGAGGTCCGCCTCTTCGGGATCGACCTTCTCCAGAACGGAGATCGGGTCCGGGGGATGATCAATCTCTCCAGCGGAAATGCCAATTTTGTCTGGAGCCTCTCGGTGGAAGAAAACCTCCGGTTTTATGGGATGCTCTACGGTCTTTCGAGGAGGGAGAGGGAGGAGAAGATCGACCAGTTGATCGACCTCTTCGATCTTCAGGAACACCGCAGGGTTCCCTTCGATCGCCTCTCCACGGGCATGAAGCAGAGGCTCTCCCTTGCCAAATCCCTGCTCAACAATCCTTCCCTGCTCTTCCTTGATGAACCCACGGTCGGTCTGGACCCCAGTGTCTCGGGCAGGATTCGGGATCAGATCCGGAACATTCAGAAGGGGAATGGGATGACCATCCTCCTGACCACCCACAACATGAGAGAGGCGGAATTCCTCTGCCACCGGATTGCCTTTCTGAAAGAGGGGAAGATTCTCGCGATTGGAACCCCCCAGGAATTGAAGCGGGCCATCCGGGTGGGCGACGTGATCCGGATCGAGTTTGAAGGCCCCCTTCCGGAAGATGAGCTCCTTCGATTCGAAGGGGTCATCACCTATTCGATCACCAGCGGAATCTGCGAGGTTCTCGTGGATGAGGCCGAACAGAGGGCAGGCCCCTTGATCGCCCACCTCTCGGAGGGCGGGACACGGATCAAAAGGATCGGCCTGCGGCAGACGGATCTCGAGGATGTCTTTATCGAATTTTCAAAAGAGATGGATCCAGATCAAGGCCTTCTCCTATAAGAACTGGATCATCACCCGAAGGAACGTCTTCAGCCTTTCGGAGATCCTCTTCTGGCCCCTCATCGCCCTCTTCTCCGTTGGCCTGCTGACCGTCTTTCTTGGCCTGGATGAAGCGATGAGGGGGTTCATCCTGATCGGGGTCATGTCGATGAGCCTCATCCAGGTCTGTCAGATCGACGTGGCCTATGCCCTTCTCTATGACCTTTGGGCCAAGGCGATGAAACACACCTTCATCGCTCCCATCCACCCCTATCAGCTCATCGCTGGGGCCTGGTTGATCGGCATGGCGCGCTCCTTACTCGTCTTTTTCCTCCTCGCCCTATTTAGCGGCCTCGCCTTTGGGTTCAATTTCTTCCATGGGGGCGTTCTTCCTCTCGTCACCCTTCTTTTGGGCCTCTTTCTCGTCTCCGTCTCGATCGGGATCGCGGTCTGTCTGCTCGTCCTGCTCTTCGGCTACAAAGCCGAGGTGGCGGCCTGGTCCATCACCAGCCTGACGGCCTTGATCTGCGGGATCTACTATCCGGTCTCCATCCTGCCCTCCCCGCTGCCAGAGATCGCCCGGGCCATTCCTCTGACCTATTTTCTCGAGGCCTTTCGATCCTTCTACGGCTTCCAAGGGGAGGGGGGCGTCCTGATGGGTTGGGGATTCGGTTTGACCGGATTCTACTTGGCCCTTGAGGCCTTCCTTATGAGATGGGCGATCCGTCATGCCAGAAGGAACGGCACCTTTATCAAACTCTCCGAGTAGGGAGGGGAATTTTCTGGGGCCGAGAGGGGCTCAATATCCCTTTCGGCGATCAGGGCGGATCGACCAGGGATCCTCTCTAAAGGGCCTCCCACATCCTCTGAATCTTCTCCTTGCTGATCCGAAGGTAATCCCTGTCCCTCGAAAAGACCTCAAGCGTCAGGGTCTCATCGTAGGGGGTCTGCTTCAGGGCCTTGAGGATCTTCTCAAAGTCGATGAGGCCGGCCCCGATGGGAAGGTGATTATCTTCCTTGCCGAAATTGTCATTGGCATGGACATGGCCGAGTCGGTGTCCGTATCGTTGGACAAATTCGAGGGAGGCGTTCCGGTTCCCTCCGAGGTTGGCATGTCCGATATCGAGGGCAAGACGGAGTTCGGGAAAGGCATCGAAGAGTTCCTTGAATTCCTTGGGGTCGGTGAGGAAGTGGGCCTGGGGGAACATGTTCTCGATACAGAGCGTGATGTCGAGTCCGTTGGCCTTTTTCAAGAGGATCTCGATCGATTTCAATCCATGGGCCTTCGCCTTATCGATGATGAACTTTCCCATCCCCGTGATATAACCAGGATGGAGGACGACTTTCTTGATTCCGAGCTCCGCTGAGGCTTCGATGGCCTTCAGATTTTCCTGAAGGGAGGCCTCCCGGAGGCTATCATACAGGTCGGCGGTCCAGACGAAGGTGGGAAGATGCCCGAGGATTCCAAGGTGGTATCGGTCGAGGAGTTCGAGGAGGGACCGCCGCTGACTTAATACCTTCTGGGGGGTCGCCTCGGGGGGATCGAAGGTCAGCTCGACATAATCGAAGCCCAACCTTCCGATTTCTTCAACTTCTTGAAGGATCGGTTTAACCGGGAAGTTCATCGCACCATATCTCATCTCTAACCCCGAAACCGGCAAGCCCGTTAATGAAGAGAAGAGCCCTAGGGGAGGTTTTTCCTCGCCTCTTTGATCCAAATCTTCAGCTTCGCCTTGCTGGGGATGGGTTGGCCTGGGAAATGGGTTTTTAACCTATCATAGAGGCGATCCGCCTCCTCCGAGGCCAGGGAGGCGATGGAGCGAATCCCGATCTCTTCGAGGAGGCGGAGATTCTTCACTCCCAATCCCTTTAACAGGACGAGGGCCGACATCTCCCTCCAATGGTTCAATTCTTCCTTCGAAAGGAGGATCCTTAAGGCAAGCTCCTCCCTCTCTTCTTTGGTGCGGGTCTTCTTCAAAAGGTCCTCCAGCCTCGCAATCCCGACCCTTGGAAAATCCTCCCGCCATCTAAGATCGATCCAGTAGGCATCTTGGAGCCGGGTTTCAAACGAATCGACCGTCTTTCGGTCGATGGCGTCGAAGATAAGAAGTGAAAAGGAGGCGATGAGAAGGGAGGCGAGGGCAACGGTGAGGGGCCTCGTCTTCCTCTCGGGATTGAGGCAGTAGGTGGCCTCTTCCCAGCCTCTTCCGAAGCGGAAGAGGGAGATCGTATTATACATCCCATAGACCTGAACCGCGAAGGGTGGGAAGCCCAAAAAACCGAGGAGGGGCATCTCGAAACCCTTCAGATCCTCAAAATAGGGGACCGTGTAAACCCATTTCGCGTGGGCCCAGAAGTTCCAGAACTCCCAGAGGAGGCCGCAGATCAGGCCGGCCCAGAGAAGGAGGTAGATTTTCCTTGGATTTCCCCCTTCGATCTCCCTTAACAGAGACCTTCCCCCGAATCGGTAGAGGAGCGGCTCCAATAGAAAGATGAATCCCACCCAGATGAGGGGAAAACCGTATCGGGGAAAAACGATCGAGAAGACAAGGCAGAGGGCACCAAGGCCGATCATGAAATTGAGCCTTTTCGGGGAAAAGGAAATCTTTTTCATGGAGGCGTGTTTGAACAGTCCCAGCGTCTCCAAAAGCTCGGTCGTTTCAAAGATTCCGGGAAGGACCGTTCCGTAGGCGACAAAATACCCGAGCCACCTTTCCATCCTCGAATGCGGGAGGTTGATGTAATACCAGTTTTCGAGGGAGAGGTTGGCCGCCTCGAAGATGAGCCACAGGAAGACCGACCAGGGGATCATGAGGAAAAATTCTTGTCTTCGGCTCATCAAGAGGGAGTTGCCCTTCAAACGGTAGATGAGGCCGTCGATGAAGAGGATGTAGGACCACCAGGCAAAACAGTAAAACCAACGATAAAAAGGCTCGACCTTCCTGAAATGGAGGACCTCGGAGACAACCAGTAGAAAAAATCCAAGGATGCCATGGATAGGGATCGTCTTTTTCATCCAAGGGAAATTTAGCACATTCTCCTTCCGGGGACAATTGACCCAAATCCTGATTTAAAAGGGTTTCATTGTCATTTTCATAGGCGAAAAGGGAATGCCTGGTCTGGGGAATCCTGCCTCGGAAGAGGCCTCGAGGCTTTGGTCGATTTCGGGAGGCATCTCCTGGCCAAAGGTTAGGGAACCGGCCTGTCCGAATTTAAGGAAATCGTCCTAAGTCTTGGCGATCTCGACGGGTTGTCCCAGGAGGAGGCAGGCATTTTAGGAGTTCTGGCGGGGTTGCGGAATCGGCCGATCCCTTTCTCTCATAAATGTTTTCTCCTTGTTGGGAGGGAGCTCCGTGAGCCCCGATCCTACCTGCCGAGATAGAGGTGTTTGACCTCTTCATTATTGAGAAGGCCTTCTCCCGTATCCTCTAACCGGTTCACGCCAAGATCGAGAACATAAGCTCGATGTGCCAAGCGAAGGGCCTTTCGAGCATTCTGTTCCACGATGAGGAGGGTGACTCCCTCCTGGTTGGTGACATAGATGTGATGATACATCTCGTCGATGACCTTGGGAGCCAGACCGATGGAGGGTTCATCCAAAAGGATCAGTTTGGGTTGGGTAAGGGAGGCACGGGCCATGGCGA
This genomic interval from Thermodesulfobacteriota bacterium contains the following:
- a CDS encoding sugar phosphate isomerase/epimerase is translated as MNFPVKPILQEVEEIGRLGFDYVELTFDPPEATPQKVLSQRRSLLELLDRYHLGILGHLPTFVWTADLYDSLREASLQENLKAIEASAELGIKKVVLHPGYITGMGKFIIDKAKAHGLKSIEILLKKANGLDITLCIENMFPQAHFLTDPKEFKELFDAFPELRLALDIGHANLGGNRNASLEFVQRYGHRLGHVHANDNFGKEDNHLPIGAGLIDFEKILKALKQTPYDETLTLEVFSRDRDYLRISKEKIQRMWEAL
- a CDS encoding ABC transporter permease; protein product: MSLSNFQKRWIQIKAFSYKNWIITRRNVFSLSEILFWPLIALFSVGLLTVFLGLDEAMRGFILIGVMSMSLIQVCQIDVAYALLYDLWAKAMKHTFIAPIHPYQLIAGAWLIGMARSLLVFFLLALFSGLAFGFNFFHGGVLPLVTLLLGLFLVSVSIGIAVCLLVLLFGYKAEVAAWSITSLTALICGIYYPVSILPSPLPEIARAIPLTYFLEAFRSFYGFQGEGGVLMGWGFGLTGFYLALEAFLMRWAIRHARRNGTFIKLSE
- a CDS encoding DUF4332 domain-containing protein; this encodes MKKTIPIHGILGFFLLVVSEVLHFRKVEPFYRWFYCFAWWSYILFIDGLIYRLKGNSLLMSRRQEFFLMIPWSVFLWLIFEAANLSLENWYYINLPHSRMERWLGYFVAYGTVLPGIFETTELLETLGLFKHASMKKISFSPKRLNFMIGLGALCLVFSIVFPRYGFPLIWVGFIFLLEPLLYRFGGRSLLREIEGGNPRKIYLLLWAGLICGLLWEFWNFWAHAKWVYTVPYFEDLKGFEMPLLGFLGFPPFAVQVYGMYNTISLFRFGRGWEEATYCLNPERKTRPLTVALASLLIASFSLLIFDAIDRKTVDSFETRLQDAYWIDLRWREDFPRVGIARLEDLLKKTRTKEEREELALRILLSKEELNHWREMSALVLLKGLGVKNLRLLEEIGIRSIASLASEEADRLYDRLKTHFPGQPIPSKAKLKIWIKEARKNLP
- a CDS encoding ABC transporter ATP-binding protein — its product is MNLAIEAKGITKSFRVGWWKRREKEVLKGIDLEVHPGEIFGILGPNGAGKTTLLSILSALLLPDQGEVRLFGIDLLQNGDRVRGMINLSSGNANFVWSLSVEENLRFYGMLYGLSRREREEKIDQLIDLFDLQEHRRVPFDRLSTGMKQRLSLAKSLLNNPSLLFLDEPTVGLDPSVSGRIRDQIRNIQKGNGMTILLTTHNMREAEFLCHRIAFLKEGKILAIGTPQELKRAIRVGDVIRIEFEGPLPEDELLRFEGVITYSITSGICEVLVDEAEQRAGPLIAHLSEGGTRIKRIGLRQTDLEDVFIEFSKEMDPDQGLLL